In one window of Oncorhynchus kisutch isolate 150728-3 linkage group LG16, Okis_V2, whole genome shotgun sequence DNA:
- the prox3 gene encoding prospero homeobox 3 → MDSPSDLFGHQSSLISPFDPYPNPSDHPTPSGGGHGAPNPSSRPPYPLIHHLLQPGGVPMRVGGVAKRERKARDHEKPTGGDKRNVNGGGGVFLEGVLERAAVWMGCGVDSSPFLPPSSCPLPLPLLHYTMQQLFTRSLSHLPPLHKGNVMNSDAYMEGNPFPPQHTSSSSHPSFPPLSLALMGGLDRLDGGMQHLHDRERERDGGMRGGGGGDGGMRGGGGGDGGMDSGMYLGPGSSQEGLSPCHLKKAKLMFFYARYPSSNTLKTYFPDVKFNRCVTSQLIKWFSNFREFFYIQMERFARQAARDGAPCLGRDGREPPLRLGRDTELYRILNMHYNKSNDYQVPDRFVEIAELALREFFTAIQTGRDSDPCWKKSIYKMICKLDSPVPDSFRLPGCPIG, encoded by the exons ATGGATTCTCCCTCGGATTTGTTTGGTCATCAGTCCTCCTTGATCTCTCCTTTCGACCCCTATCCCAACCCCTCCGACCACCCCACACCCTCAGGAGGGGGGCACGGTGCACCCAACCCCTCCTCACGACCCCCCTACCCCCTCATCCACCACCTGCTGCAGCCTGGTGGAGTCCCCATGAGGGTCGGGGG CGTCGCTAAACGAGAGCGAAAAGCGAGGGACCACGAGAAACCAACGGGGGGAGATAAGAGGAACGTGAACGGAGGAGGTGGGGTGTTTTTGGAGGGGGTTCTGGAGAGGGCGGCAGTGTGGATGGGGTGTGGGGTG gactcctcccccttcctccccccctcctcctgcccactccccctccccctcctccactacaccatgCAACAGCTCttcactcgttctctctctcaccttcctcctctccacaaGGGGAACGTTATGAACTCTGATGCCTACATGGAGGGGAACCCTTTCCCCCCAcagcacacctcctcctcctctcatccctccttccctcctctctccctcgctctgatGGGCGGGTTGGATCGGCTGGATGGTGGGATGCAGCATcttcatgacagagagagagagagggatggagggatgagaggaggaggaggaggggatggagggatgagaggaggaggaggaggggatggaggaatggattcGGGGATGTATCTCGGACCGGGTTCA TCTCAGGAGGGTTTGTCTCCCTGTCATCTGAAGAAAGCCAAACTGATGTTCTTCTACGCTAGATaccccagctctaacacactcaAGACTTACTTCCCTGATGTCaag TTCAACCGCTGCGTGACCTCGCAGCTGATCAAGTGGTTCAGTAACTTCCGAGAGTTCTTCTACATCCAGATGGAACGCTTTGCCAGACAGGCTGCCCGCGACGGTGCACCCTGCCTGGGGAGAGACGGCAGAGAGCCCCCCCTACGCCTGGGGAGAGACACGGAGCTCTATCGCATACTGAACATGCACTATAACAAGAGCAATGATTATCAg gttcCTGACAGGTTTGTAGAGATAGCTGAGTTAGCCCTGAGGGAGTTCTTCACAGCCATACAGACAGGACGTGACAGTGACCCCTGCTGGAAGAAATCAATTTATAAGATGATCTGTAAACTAGATAGTCCTGTGCCAGATAGTTTTAGACTGCCTGGCTGCCCTATTGGCTGA